CAGAGTGCCGACGGATCAGCAGCCGCGCGCTGCACTGGCGAGTTATGCCAGGGTGTTGTTCAGCAGCAACGAATTTTTGTACGTGGATTAGAGAAGGTTGATCTTCCCTGGTCCATTCCCACGCAAGATTTGCATCCGGTTTTGAAATGTGTCAGCGATGCTTGCGGCAGCATTCTTGGCTTCGATAGCCTTGGGCCCGGTGAAGTGCTCATCGACGGTTTGTTTGAAGAGTGACAGCCAACGAGAAAAGTGCGCAGCATTCACCGGCAGAATGGAATGCTTGGGCCAGGGGCGTCCTTGATAAGTGGCAGTGCGAAATAAGATCGAACTCCAGAACGAATACATGGTGGGCATATGAAGCTCCCAGTTCGTATGCGCAAAATCATTAAAGATGGGTGAGAGCAATTCGTCAGCATTGACCTTGTTATAAAAAGAATCCACCAAGGTTTTAACGTCGTTTTCGCCGGTAATGTCAGTAAGGCTTTGCTGCATGTTGCCTGAGGATAACACAACTCCCATCATCTGGAAATAGCTGAGCAGAATATGCTGAAATGCAGGAAAGTAATTATTGAGACTAAATCTCATTATGTGTTATAGGTATGTGGTTGTGACTGCTGAACCCCCAATTGAGGTAAGACGGCGCGCTGGTAAATCGGGCAGAAAGGCCGGTTTTACCGAGGCTGGCGTCTGGGAGACTGTCGGTGGCGGGTGGAGACAATTGCACGGCAATTTTAGCGATTTGGGGTTTAGTGTGGAGTGGCATGATTTCCAGACAACCCGGAATCTGGATTGGTCCCGCAGTTTTCATCCCGGCAGCATCGAGATTTGCCTGAATATTTTGGGAAATGGCGAAGTCAAGACGCAGAAGCGGGAACTGATCCTGGGCCCTTCCACGGGCGGTTTTTATTTCCAAACCCTGCCGCGTCTATCAGCGTTGCGAAATGGGGGAGAACGGCACCAATTCATCACCATCGAACTGGCTCCAGTTTTTCTGAGACAATACCTGGCGGCCTCAGACGAAGGGTTGCACCCGAGGTTAAAAAGTTTTTTGGGCGGCAAGAATATTTCAGAAGTTTCGGAGCCCATTCACCTGGAGAGTGAGCAACAGCAAATGGTGGCGAGCCTTCAACATCCGCCGGTTCATGTGGGAGGTCGGCGTTTATGGTATCAGGCCAAGGCGTTGGAAATAGCGGCGGCAGTGCTTTATCAACCGGTTTTGCGGGAAGAGTTATTTTGTGACCGTCAGAAACGGCTTAGCCAGGAACGGGTGCAAAAAGTAATTGCGATCCTCAAGGAAAATTTATCCGAACCACCACCTTTGGAGGAAATAGGCCGGCGTGTCGGTTGCAGCCATTTTTATCTCAGCCGCATTTTCACCCAGGCGATGGGCAAAACGATTTCCGCGCAACTGCGTGATTTGCGGATGGAACGTGCAGCTGCATTGCTCCGCGATGGACGTATGAACGTTACCGAGGTGGCGTTGGAGGTTGGTTACTCGAGCTTGAGTCACTTCAGCACTGCGTTTCATCAGGAGTTTGGTTGCTGTCCCGGTCTCTATCCTATGGCAACCATTGTGCAGCGGAACGCAAAATCACTTCGTTCCTAAACAGGCGACCAAAGAAAACGGAAACTGGCTTGTGGAGAGGTTCCAGAACACAAGGGTGGCCGAGGGCGACGCGGTCAGATCTTCGTAACGACCACCGCGGTGCCATAGCAAAGAACTTCGGTGGCCGAACCTTTGCTGACGACTTCTGAAGCGTCATAACGAACACCAACGATGGCGTTGGCACCCATTTGTTGCGCATGGATCAGCAGCGAGTCATAGGCCTGCTGCCTAGCCTGTTCACACATCTCAGTATAGGCACCGATGCGGCCGCCGATGATATTTTTCAATCCGCCAACTATTCCCTGGGCAATGGTTGGCGCCCGCACAATAATTCCTCGGACGAGACCTTTGTATTCAACGATCTTGTAACCATCAAAATCGAACGTAGTTGTAACCATCATATATTTTAAGAGTGCGATCAGGTCATCAAAAGATGAGGCTGCACCGCCAATTTGGGACGATCATAGAATGTCACATGGGCATGTCCAGCCGACATTTGTATTACCCAGGTTGGATACCGGCATCGGCAAGGTGTACTGGATTAAGACATCAATTAGCAATCCATCCCCCCAACGCCCGGAACTCAGGAATCTGCTTTTGCGGCAAGAGAATCTTTACGTTCGAGAATTTCCCCACAAAACTCGGCACCTCATATGACTAATGCGCGGTTGAGCAAAATCGATGGCAGATGGCATGCAAGATGCTGACACTCGGCTCAAAGTGATAGGAGTTGCCTCTGCCGCCTGAATTCATCGGGGCCACAGGTTTATTCCACACTTATCCCAGTATGAATGCGAGCGAGCAGTGAATAGCTATACAACAAACCATCGGCGCGATGAGGCAAAGGAAATTCCCACGACTTCCTTCTTTCACTCCGCGGCCAGGTGCAGCCTGCTTTTTCCTGTATTTGGGATTTTAGGCAACGGAGCGGTGCATGCTTGTGGAGAATACATCGAGCAATATACCGGGGTGGATGAACACACCAGCCAGTTGATCATGGGAACTCTGTCGGCAGTCCTGATCGTGCTGGGATTTCTATTCGGATTTATAGCTCTTTGCGGAGTGCCACGATATGGGGCCAGGGGAATTCTGGTCAGATCATTACTGGGAACGCTGTTTAACGGTGCCATTCTCGGACTGGTTCTTGCGATCGCACTTCCCACAATATTGAAGGTAAGAGCCAGAGAACTGAATCCATCCTTGTCGGCGCAGATCGATCAAGCTGTTGGTGTGATAAAATTGGAAGCTCAACAAAAGCTGAGTAGTGGCAAAACCACCCAAGTCACGACGAACAAGGATTCCGCAGCGAAGGAAAGGGAATTGGACGAGTTTTTGCAGAAGGCTTCAAAGGAATACACCGGCGATTCCAAATTGGTTCTGACAGGAGCCAGCCGCTTTCTGCGTCAGGCGGTGACATTGGAGAAAGATTACAGCGAAAAGACAACGGCGCTTTTGCATCCCCCCGTCACCAGCCTGGAGGGAGTGGTGAAGCGAGAAGACCTGCAAGCGAGAAGAACCAATGTGATGGCTTATTTCGAAGCCAGCAAACGGCTTAAGGAGTTTGTGAAGAACTCTGATTCGCTTTTGCAGGAAGATCTTAAAAGCCGAAATGTGCCAGATGAAGCGGTTCAAAAAGCCATGGCGGGTTATCGAGAACAGGCGCCCTTGCGTGAAAGCTTGATGAAGATTTGGACGACTGATCAACGCATGGTGGCAGCGATGTTGGGTCTGTTGGATACACTCGACCAAAATTGGGGTAAATGGCACCTTGATGGAGGCAGTGGCAGAATCATTTTTGAAAGTTCCGACACATCGAAATATTACGATTTTTATATCAGCGAGTTGCAATCAACGAGTGTGGAAGCAAAGTCACTGCAACTGGAAGTGATGGCAAAATTGGAAAACTGATTTGCCTCAGTTCCTGGGAACAGTGCCTGAATCAACTTCATACCTGCGATTAATGCCCCGGACACATTGAATGCATGGCAGAGAGAGTCTCTGTTGGGAACATTCGTACAGAGATGAGATTGTCCAGGCTTAAGCAAACTTTGGTTCGGTACTTCCGCTTTAACGGAAATGTCTCATTCCCTTAAGGATTCGTTCCCGTTCTGGGTGGCAAGGGTTGCGCACCGGGGGCGGTTGGAGCCGGGTTAACTGCGTTTACTGCCGCACCGGGCTGGCTTTGGGCGCCAGGAGGAAGAGGGGGCGCAACGACAGCAGGTTGAGTTGGCGGCGTGACTGGAACCGGTGGAGGCTGGGCAACAGCTGGTGGGGCGGCATATACTGGCGTCTGAGTGGTGAATCCCGTAGTTACAGCATTTTTTGTTGGCAATTGTTCCGCGGGACTGCTGCTGATAGTGGTCGAATCCGTAGTAACAGCTCCACCAGTGGCACCTGAAGCATTGGGTGCAGTTGTATCAATCGCTCCTCCAGTACCACCGACTGCACTAGAAGAAGCCGAACTCGCCCCCACTGCCAACTGGTCCACCACTCTCACAAGGCCGGGTTGCGCCTGAACCTGCGCTAGAATGCGATCCTTTTCCTGGATAGTAGGAACCGAACCAACCAAGGTGACGACCCCCTGATCCACTATGACATTGACCGGAGCCTTCGCGCCACCAGCCTGCGGTTGGGTCAAAACGGATTGACGAATGCGAAGGAGCAACGCGCGGTCAGACTGCGTCGCCGCCCGATCCTGCATGCGTGAATTGGTATTAAAGGAAGAGCCGGTACGATTCGTACTGTAAAAGCGGTTGGTAGCGCCAGGGGAGGAAGCAGGGGTAAGATTATTCTGATTGGTGCCGCTGCCGGTCAATTGATTGCTGCTGACTCCAGAAACGGATGTCCCTGTCCCCTGCCCTGTAGATGTTTGGTTTTGATTCAAGGCGGGCGTCTGGGCAGCAGACTGCGAAGAATTTAGGGCATTGTTGTTCTGGACCGCGCCACCGGTTTGAGATTCGGCAGTGACGGCGCTGAGCACTACAAGCGCCCCGATGGTTGATAAGATCTTTTTCATGGTTTTTCTATTTAAAGCTTCGCTTTAGTGAGGTTGTCCCACAGTTTTGGGCTTAAGTAACAAACCACGTGAAAGTCCTATGCTCAATGGGGTTATGCCTGAAGAAAAGTAAGGCCGTTACCTACTGCCTCATTTCTGCCATGACGCGGCGGTTGGCAAATAATCAGCAACAAAACCAGGTCCCAACGCTCCTCTGTTCAATTTACCTTTTATTACCTATACAAAAGAGATGCTTCTCACCACGCAACAGGAGGTGATTTGCGACCAGGACAGGTGAAGCGATGATTTGTTCGCCCATGTCGTTCTCAGCCAAAAGATCAAACTTGGGTTCAATACGGGCGACGAAGACAACCCCATCCTCACGCACAGCATAGATTTTGCCGTCAGCGACAGTAGGTGACGCATAGAATTCGGAGCTGGTTCGAGGTAACTCGTCGCGCAACAGTGTCTTGCCAGTGGTGGGGTCAATGCATTCGATAACACCACGGTCAGGTCCATGATCGTGCAGCAAGTAAACCCGCCCTTTGTATTCAGCAGGTGTGGAACAAAAGGAACCAGTATCTTCGCGCATCCAGATGCGGTTGGTGATTGTGACGTCGGCCGTTCCGCCCAGCTTGATGCCGTGCAAACGTGTTCCGCGTCCGTAGGGAACAATGACCATGTCACCTGCAATCACGGGTGAAGCGACGGGCACCCAGTTCCTTTTCCCTTGAGGATTAAAATCGCCGCAGGACCAAAGAACTTTGCCGTCGTCAGCGTCGTGAGCCGTCAAATGCTCTCCACCCAGAACCAGCAGGGTTTCCCTGCTCTCGTGTTTCATGAGTATGGGGGTGGCATAACTATGATCGCCCTCATCAGGGGTGATATAGTTGCGTGCGACCTTCCAGTGGAGTGCACCGGTCGATTTATCAAATGCAGCAAGATAAGATTCACCGTGGTGGAGACGGGCAATGACAACGTCCCTTCCCGTGAGAACCGGGGAAGTGCCATAGTCCCAATAGAGAGTGTCGCGGCCATAAAGTTCGACGAGGTTGGTTTGCCAAAGGACTTTGCCATCAAAATCGAGCGCGGCGAACTCGCCGCTCTTATAATAAACGAATATGCTTTTGCCATCAGTGACGGGCGAAGGGTTGCTGCCGGAGCCGTGAGCGTTTTTGCCCGAACGTTCGGCACCAAACCGGGTTGTCCATAGCAGTTTACCTGACCAATCAACGGCCAGAATGGAGTCCTGCCCGTCAACGGGTGCCGTCACGAAAATATGATTCTGCCAAACAATGGGTGTGGAACATCCTTTTCCGGGTAGTTCAAGTTTCCACGATAAATTCGTCTCCGCATTCCATTTTACCGGATAGGTGCCGGTTTCAACACTTCCGTTGTCACGAGATCCGCGCCAATGTGGCCAGTTGGCAGAGGTATCCCCAGTCGCGTAGAGAGAGCGCGCAAGCAATGGGATGAGAACCAGAGCCGGAAGAAGTTTCATGGTCGCATTCTGTAGAAACGAAGAAGGGAAGGAAGAAAAAAAATAGAATTGTACAGCATCCCATCGAGGACGTCGCAATTTGCACGCTCCTGAGACTTTTATAAAAGGATTTGGCTTAAATGGTCAATTATTCCTGCCAACTCGCTGGACAGTGCCGAACCGCAGGCGTACGGTTTATTTAGAAGGAGACCTGAAATCAAAAGTTAGTAGTAAACAGAAACAGCCCAAAGGATTTTTATGGCAAAAGTTCTCGGTATTGATTTAGGCACCACCAATTCCTGCGTCGCCGTGATGGAAGGCGGCGAACCCCTCGTTTTGGACAACTCCGAAGGGAGGCGTGTTACTCCATCAGTGGTTGCGTTCACCAAAACAGGCGAACGCATCGTAGGGGATGCAGCCAAGCGACAGGCAGTGACCAACTCGCGCAACACCATTTACTCCATCAAGCGATTCATGGGCCGAAAATTTGATGAAGTCCAGGGGGAAATCAAAATGGTCCCCTACAAGGTCGTCCGGGCAAACAACGGCGATGCCGCCGTCGAAGTCATGATTGACGGCAAGCCCAAGCAATTCAGCCCACCGGAAATCTCGGCAATGATTCTGTCCAAGCTTAAAGCCGATGCGGAAACCCGCCTGGGGGAAAAGCTTTCCCAGGCAGTTATCACGGTTCCAGCATATTTCAACGATTCCCAACGACAGGCCACCAAGGATGCCGGGCGCATCGCGGGACTAGACGTTCAACGCATCATCAACGAACCCACTGCAGCTTCACTGGCTTACGGCCTGGATAAAAAGAAGGACGAGGAAATCGCCGTGTATGATCTGGGAGGCGGCACGTTTGATATCTCGGCGTTGGAGATCGGCGACGGGGTTTTTGAAGTCAAGGCTACCAATGGCGATACCCACCTGGGAGGTGACGACTGGGACAATCGCATCATGAACTGGATCCTCGACGAGTTTAAACGAGACCAGGGAATGGATTTGCGTAA
Above is a genomic segment from Pedosphaera parvula Ellin514 containing:
- a CDS encoding PQQ-binding-like beta-propeller repeat protein; this encodes MKLLPALVLIPLLARSLYATGDTSANWPHWRGSRDNGSVETGTYPVKWNAETNLSWKLELPGKGCSTPIVWQNHIFVTAPVDGQDSILAVDWSGKLLWTTRFGAERSGKNAHGSGSNPSPVTDGKSIFVYYKSGEFAALDFDGKVLWQTNLVELYGRDTLYWDYGTSPVLTGRDVVIARLHHGESYLAAFDKSTGALHWKVARNYITPDEGDHSYATPILMKHESRETLLVLGGEHLTAHDADDGKVLWSCGDFNPQGKRNWVPVASPVIAGDMVIVPYGRGTRLHGIKLGGTADVTITNRIWMREDTGSFCSTPAEYKGRVYLLHDHGPDRGVIECIDPTTGKTLLRDELPRTSSEFYASPTVADGKIYAVREDGVVFVARIEPKFDLLAENDMGEQIIASPVLVANHLLLRGEKHLFCIGNKR
- a CDS encoding YbjQ family protein; the encoded protein is MVTTTFDFDGYKIVEYKGLVRGIIVRAPTIAQGIVGGLKNIIGGRIGAYTEMCEQARQQAYDSLLIHAQQMGANAIVGVRYDASEVVSKGSATEVLCYGTAVVVTKI
- a CDS encoding BON domain-containing protein; this translates as MKKILSTIGALVVLSAVTAESQTGGAVQNNNALNSSQSAAQTPALNQNQTSTGQGTGTSVSGVSSNQLTGSGTNQNNLTPASSPGATNRFYSTNRTGSSFNTNSRMQDRAATQSDRALLLRIRQSVLTQPQAGGAKAPVNVIVDQGVVTLVGSVPTIQEKDRILAQVQAQPGLVRVVDQLAVGASSASSSAVGGTGGAIDTTAPNASGATGGAVTTDSTTISSSPAEQLPTKNAVTTGFTTQTPVYAAPPAVAQPPPVPVTPPTQPAVVAPPLPPGAQSQPGAAVNAVNPAPTAPGAQPLPPRTGTNP
- a CDS encoding helix-turn-helix transcriptional regulator, translating into MTAEPPIEVRRRAGKSGRKAGFTEAGVWETVGGGWRQLHGNFSDLGFSVEWHDFQTTRNLDWSRSFHPGSIEICLNILGNGEVKTQKRELILGPSTGGFYFQTLPRLSALRNGGERHQFITIELAPVFLRQYLAASDEGLHPRLKSFLGGKNISEVSEPIHLESEQQQMVASLQHPPVHVGGRRLWYQAKALEIAAAVLYQPVLREELFCDRQKRLSQERVQKVIAILKENLSEPPPLEEIGRRVGCSHFYLSRIFTQAMGKTISAQLRDLRMERAAALLRDGRMNVTEVALEVGYSSLSHFSTAFHQEFGCCPGLYPMATIVQRNAKSLRS
- a CDS encoding group III truncated hemoglobin, with protein sequence MRFSLNNYFPAFQHILLSYFQMMGVVLSSGNMQQSLTDITGENDVKTLVDSFYNKVNADELLSPIFNDFAHTNWELHMPTMYSFWSSILFRTATYQGRPWPKHSILPVNAAHFSRWLSLFKQTVDEHFTGPKAIEAKNAAASIADTFQNRMQILRGNGPGKINLL
- a CDS encoding QueT transporter family protein, whose product is MNSYTTNHRRDEAKEIPTTSFFHSAARCSLLFPVFGILGNGAVHACGEYIEQYTGVDEHTSQLIMGTLSAVLIVLGFLFGFIALCGVPRYGARGILVRSLLGTLFNGAILGLVLAIALPTILKVRARELNPSLSAQIDQAVGVIKLEAQQKLSSGKTTQVTTNKDSAAKERELDEFLQKASKEYTGDSKLVLTGASRFLRQAVTLEKDYSEKTTALLHPPVTSLEGVVKREDLQARRTNVMAYFEASKRLKEFVKNSDSLLQEDLKSRNVPDEAVQKAMAGYREQAPLRESLMKIWTTDQRMVAAMLGLLDTLDQNWGKWHLDGGSGRIIFESSDTSKYYDFYISELQSTSVEAKSLQLEVMAKLEN